Below is a genomic region from Apteryx mantelli isolate bAptMan1 chromosome 22, bAptMan1.hap1, whole genome shotgun sequence.
TGTGCTTCTGAGGGTTGGTTCCAGTCTAGGGATGGGCAGGGGGACCGTGGTCAGAGCACTGTGCCCCTGTGGGCTGGAGACCCCGAGCACGGGGCTCAGAGCAGCCAGCCAGCTCCCGGAGCCAGCCTGGGAACAGGCTGTGTGCTCTCAACTTTGTGGTCACATGCCCCACAGGCAGTACCTGTGGTGGTGCTGACCATGCCGCCCACCGCCTGCCCGCTCTCCATCAGCTCCTGCACCGAGTCCAGGCTCCGCTGCCGATGCTCTTCGATATTCTTCACCTGGGGACGCAGGAGGCACTGGTGGCTGTCCCCGCTCTCCCTGCCCTGGCCAGGGCACTGGCAGCACTACCTGCCCTCCACGCAGCTCACTCACTACTGAGCCCATCCCGGCTGCCCCAGGCGCTTACCTCCAGCCAGAGCTGCCCGTGTTCCCTCTCGGTGGGGCCGCTCTCCGTCGTGGCGAAGTACTGCATGCCATCAAGCAAACAGGTCCAAGATGTCTTCTGCTTCAGTGTGTCCCCATACCAGGCGGGGTGGTGCTGGCACTGCAGCAGCTGGGCCTTGGCAGCAGACACAATGACACAGCCCTCCGTCTCCGCACCGCGCAGCACCATCTGTGGGGGGAGAGACCCTGGGGATGAGAGGAGCCCTCCAAGGCCGGACATGGCCCACCTTCACAGCGAGGCCACAGGCAGCAGAGAATGTGGGTGCAGGCAGGCTGGCCGAAGGCAGGTACCTGGCAGTTGACTAGCTCAATGAGGCAGTTGCGGTTGAAGATGTCATCGGTTTGGCAGGCAGCAATGCCACACAGTTGCTCACTTGCCCCTGACTCCTCCTCCGTGAAGACCACAAACTTGTCCGTCTCCTCAATGAGCTTCTGCAGCATGTAGGCCCCTGGGGAAGGTGAAAGGGTCAGTACAGGACGGAGATGGACTGGCCTGGGGGGACGGGGTGAAGGCAGGCATAGCCCTGGGCTAGGATGCTACATGCAGCAAGGCCATTGCTGTGTGGGACTTTCCACCCGCTCCCAGTGCCCTCCATCTCTGCAGGTCTGGGAGGGAGACAAGCACGGTCTGCCATGCAGGGCTGGGAGCCAGGAACAGGGTGCGGAAAGCAGGATTCCCTAAGGGGGGCTGAAAGCCCTGAGCTCAGGGCCTGCCTGCTCCCCTCCCTGCCATGCTCACCCCCCGAGGAGGCTCTCTCAGGACGGCCACTGGTGATGGGCACAGTCACTCTGGCAGGGACGGAGTGAGCAGAGAGTGGGCCCCTCTTCAGCTTCTTGGCTTGCAGCTGCGTGTCAATCTTCAGTCCTTTCAGGGCCTCGGTGGATAGGTTGCGCTTGAGCACAGCCGCTTTCTTGTAGCCATCGTAGAGGCCAAAGGCGATGTCCCGGTTCGTGGTGGTCCAGGACGCACGCAGGTCCACCAGGTGCAGCTGGTGCGTGTGGAACCCGTCGTCCCCATCCCGCAGGGGCAGCTCCTGAGGACAGAGGGTCAGAGCCCCATCACAGCAAGGCCACTGCCAGCCCACGTACCTGGACATGTATGGGCCTTGTACATGGAGGCTGGGAGACCTGCCAGCCCCCAGCAGGCAGAGCATAGGGATCAGCCTGGGGGACCATCCCCAAGCCCTACAGCAGGGCCCCATACCAGGGGTGTAGTGGCTGGAACAGGGCACGTGGCACCCCTTTGGTCAAGCGCTCAGACCTGCAGGTCTGTCCCTTCTCCAGCCACATCCCTTCCCCATTGCATCCAAAGATCAAGATTCCCTGTCCTAGGGGGATGCCATCAAGCCAGTGCAGGCTGGGTTATGCCTGTCATGCCCTGCCCTGCAGTGGTACCTCCTCAGCCATGCGGTTGCTGTGCCGTTGGTAGGTGAGGGAGGACAGGCTCAGCAGGTGGGTTTTCTTGACCAGGGTGTCAAGCCGGTGGTCGGCGTTCTCGTCACAGGTAGAGGCCATGAGGTGCACGGTGACCTGGCTCAGGTCACTCACCATCTGCGTGATGCTCCACTCCGAAATGAGGCGTCGCATCACCGTACCAGCTGGGGACAGGGAGAGGCATCAgccgtgccctgccctgcccagagTCACTGCCAGCAGGGCCTGGCCTCACCTTGCGGGATGAGCCGCTGGGTGCCGCGAGTGAAGATGTGCCCCTGACAACACTCCACCTGGATCCCCCGCTGCTGGGCAAAGGAGGCCCAGTAATGCACCTGCAAGGGGGCAGAGAGCAAGGGCTGAGAGCCCAGCCCAGGCCGAGCAGGGAGATAACGTGGGGTCCCATCCCCAGGACTTGCCTGCAGCCGGGGGAAGAGCGCAGTGTAAGATAGCTGCTTGTAATGCTGCCCCAGCTTCTTCTTACTGGGTTTCATGTTGTTGAAGAGCTTCCCACGGCAGATGGGGCGCGTCACGCTGGTCCATGTGGCCCAGAAGTTCTGCATCCAGCGGAGGGTGCTGCTGTAGAGCAGGATCCGGGGCTGGGAGTGCTCTGAGAATACACCCGTCATCAGCACTGCAGGGCAGGGACACGGCTGCACCCCAACCCTGGACTGCAGAGCAGTCACAGCGCAGAACGGACAAAGATTGCTAAAACCAGCATGCCCCGCCCCAGCTCCCTCGCCTGGCGAGGGGGTCCCTAGGGTGCCATCACCCACCCTCACTGGGCCGTGTCAGGTCCATccggatggagaggttgaggttCTCAGAGCGGAAGGCACGGTACGAGTCGTACTGCTGCCCCACTGGCACCTCAGGCAGGAAGTCGGGGGAGCGCAGCACCACGCCATGGTGGTCGTGGGGGTTCCCATGGCACAGCCACTGCAGGTCCAGCGTCATGCACAGGTCAGGCAGGTGCAGGAAGCAGCAGTCGTCGTATCTGCATGGGGAGGGAGGCCTCCGGTTACTCCCCCAGCACTGTGCAGCAGCCCTCGTGCTCCTCGGCACACACTCACTTGGAGGCTGTTCGGACGTTGATGTCTAGGTTGCCCTTGAAGACAAACTGCCCAGGTTTCCACTGGAAGGAGAGGTGGCTCCACTCCCAGTGCATGTTCTCCGTGGTGTTGTAGGGATCCTGCAAGGACAAGAATGGGGTGAGGCAGGTGTAAGCCAGCCCCATGCCATGCTCTGCTCCCCATCCCAGTGGCACTCACCTCGGTGGCCAGCTGGTGCAGGTTGGCTTGTTCGATATCCATATGCCAGTCCCCATGGAAGAGAAGGCGGCTCTTGTCCCACCAGGGCAACGGGGCACTGGGGTCCTCCGAGGGCTTGGTGAGGAGATCCACGCACTGGCCAATCAGGGTCCAGGCTGGGTCCCAGCAGGGCCCCCAAACGATGGTGAACTGGGAGATCTCCGCTGGGGACACAGGGGTCGGCTCAGCTCTCAGTGTGCCCCACACAACCCCATCTCTGCCCTCACACAGAGCCCCGTCCCCCCTGTCTCTCCAGCTCTTACAATGGAAGTCATGGTAGAACTTCAAGGGTGGCATGTTCCTCTCCACCGTCACGTCCCCCCAGGGCAACCCCAACTTCAGGACCTGGCGGCGCCGGGAACAGGTCTGGCCGCACTGCTCCGCTCCGATCAGCCGGCCCGAGAGCTGCCAGTTCCGAATCTCAAAGAGGTAGCGAGGATAATCGCGGATCCGCACTGCGGGTCAGAAGTAAGGCTAGAGGACAGGGCAGCAAAGGGACGCTGCTCTGGTCCCCTATTCTGGGCCACAGCAGGAGCCAGAGCCCCATCACTCTCCTGTCTCTGATCCCTTCCCACTCCCTTAAACCTCTGAAAACCATTTCTCCAGCTTGGCCACAAATCGCATGGTACCAGTAGGCCTCCGTCCTGGGAGCCCAGACCATGCAGCCACCATGCCGTACTCGGAGGGCACCCTGTGTGGGGCCACTCACCAAAGAAGCTGCCAACGCTGCCCTTCATCATGCGGCACCACTGGGTGACCATCTCCAGCCCTTCGGAGGGGAACGGGCTGACACTGTCCAGGTCCCTCATCTGCTCCAACACATGCTCCGTGCCATGGAAAGACTCGTCGGCCAGGGCCACCAGCTGAAGGTGGGTCAGGGTCCAGGTGAGCAGGGCCCTCCGCATGGGTGTGTTGGCATACAAGCGCCGCGAGCGCTGGATGTAGATCTCGATGTTCTTCTTCTCCAGTGAGGCATAGAGCTCCTCTATCTTGCGGGCGGGCAGCAGTTCGCCATGCTGCTTGCGCAGCGCGGCCACCTTGGCATCCAGCAGCTGCAATCGCTTGGCACTCTCCTTGCTCTCATCTTTCATCAACTCATAGTTGTCTCGCAGCTTGACCTCGAAGACGTCGTCCAGGAAGACCCAGGAAAAGTGCTCCACCTTGAGCAGGAGGTCAGGGGGCAAGGCCGTGCTGGCAGGGCGCCCGCGCCGGTGCAGGCCTTTCAGCCACTTCTGCACACCCACAGCAGCGTCCAGTGTGTGGGAAAAGTCATACTGGTAGGGGAACTCAATGGTCACACTAGCAAAGGAGAAGGCCCAGCCACGGTTGCGGAGGGTGTGGAGGGTGGGGAAGGCGCAACGGTGCAAGATGACCTCCTCCAGCTCTggcagcagcctcacctccacctcCTTGAAGCTGAAGATACTGTGTCCGTCAAAGCCGGCAGCCAGCTCGGGGCAGTAACCATGCAGGGCACCACCGTGCCAATTCACGGATGCCCGTTCAGCAGCCAGGCTGATGTAGTTGACCTCAGAGACAAAGGCTGTGACCTTGGCAGAGCTCAGCTCTAGCAATAGGGACAGGAGTCTTTTGGGGGGAGTCCCGTCTGCTTGGAGGGGCCCTAGCGTCTCAGTAGGGGCGGCTGCCTCCGACACTGGGCCCTCCACGGGCAGGGAAGGAGGTGTCCTGTGGCCGACGGCGCTCCGCAGGGCTTCGTGGCACTGCAGGGTGGCCAGGGTGTGATGGTACAAGTGCATGTGGTCAGGCGGGCTCCACAGCACCACCAGCCCCTCGCCGCACTGCACCTATAGTGGCGGGAGCGAGCAGCACCAAATTACTGccagatccaggcccagcacagcccccttcccttctccatccCCTTTTGATGCCAGCCcatcctccccccgccccgtccaTCCCGGCCCCTCTGGTGTGGGATAGAGCAGAGACCCAGGGCCTACACCAACCTCCAGGGAGCGGATGCTGCTGTGGTAGGTGACAGAGAGCATGGAGAGGCTGGCCACTGGGTTGGGGATGGCAGGGGCTTTGCAGCACAGCTGCATCTTCTCTGTGATGCTCTTCACCAAGGCCAGCACCATGCCCTGGACACTGACCGTGCAGCTCTCGGCACTCCCCAGGACAGTCAGCGTGTCCAGCCGCAGCTCCAGGGCACCTGGACAGATGGCACATCAGCACTGCAGGCCCGGAGGAGGAACAGGCCACATTCCTTTGACCACCGCGTTGTTTTGGGACAGCCATCTGGAGACAGTCTGGATGCTACAGCTGCACTTACCAACCAGGGCAGAGAGTGTAAAAAGGTTCACGTCCTCCACTTTCAGATCCACcttccacagcagcccccagggcTCCCCTGGGGAAGAGGGTGGCTCCTCTGCAAGCTCAGCTCCGCTGGGCCGCGGGCAGAACAGGGGCAGGACTCGGGCCAGGCACTCGGTGCAGGTGTCCGACGACTCCACTTGCAGCCCGCGGATGGTGCAGTCCAGGAACAGCGTGTCCGACTGAGTGCTGGACATGCCCAGGGGCTGGTTGTAGCTGCCCTGCAGGACAAACAGGCCAGTCACTCTTGGGCTCTGGGATATCCCCCTGCCACCACATGTTCTCATGCCACTAGCCCAGGGTTGCAGACAGGCAGCCCCCCCAGAGCCACCCCTCGGCTTGCCACTCACCTGCAGGTTGAACGAGTCGAGGATGAGGGCCTCTCCCCACACGTGCATGTTGGGGGGGTGCGGGGCACGCTGGATGTGCGAGTCGTTGCCCACGCGCCAGCAGAGGTGGTCCACGGCCAGCACTGCCCGCTGGTGCACGCTCTGGGGCCGCAGGTGCTGGTAGTCTGCGGGCACAGAGCAGGAGGCCAGTGCAGGCAGGCTCATGGTTGCCCGACGAACGCGCCAGCGGGACCAGCCCAGGAAAGGAGCAACTCGGACACAACCAGGCAGTGGTCCAGCAGCCCTCAGCCAGGCATGGACACACGAGCAAGCACAGAGACTTCCCCATTCCCGTGCCACAAGCCCAGGACATGGACAGTCCCGCTGCCTCTGCGAAGCCCCTCCCCGAGGAGGGCCCGGCAGGCACCCAGGGCCGGCCGCCAGCCTGTACCTGCAGAGATGGAGTTGAAGCCCAAGGCGAAGGGAGGCGTGTCCCCCAGCTGCACCGACACGTTGACGTTGGACAGCGAGGCACACAGGATGATGGGTGCTATGATTTGGGGACAGCTCCTACGCAGGACGAACATTGGTCGTTACTGGAGCACTGCGTCCCGGAGAGCCTGCCAGGGCGCAGGCCCACAGGAACACCTTTTTGGCGGCTCTCTGACCACCTGCTGGCCTCCACGCAgcctccccctcccgcgggcCGCGCACAAGGCAGAGAAAGCGCTGTGCGTCCGGGCACCCTGCCAGAGAGCAGCAGGCCAGAGGAAACAAGCTGCAACCCCGGCAGCTGCGCTGAGGCTGAGTTTACCTGCCCTTGTGACCTTGGCTGGGGAcaggcactccccagctcccGTATTCCTGTGCCAACAGGCCCAGCCAGTGCGAAAACTCTTGGTGGCGGTAGTGGATGATGCAGGTGTTGAGCAGCACAGCAGCCGAGAGATCAATGGCTGTGACCTAGAGAAAGGAGAGGGCAGGGTGGCAGCAAACTCATACCAGGAGCCGAGCCACCCCCTCCGGCGGACAGGAGCGTGCCCAGTGCTCACTCACTTGCACGCTGGTCTTCAGGGAGTTGAGGCACACGATGCGCTGGCGGCTCTGGGACAGAAGAAGGCCATCTGGGGAGAGAGGAGCAGAGGTGAGGGGTGGTGGAGGGCAGCGAccgca
It encodes:
- the BLTP2 gene encoding bridge-like lipid transfer protein family member 2, coding for MPPLPAALLGLAVVALLAGLLARWLACRLAVTWCRQKLQAELKIGSFGFFWAQNISLKFQQEQQTVEIDSIWISSKLSRELPRYFELCFGEVRIRTDLQKGPAFQPSFPEAPKEADGEESRGDLTLKPSLLRVLSQLFSIHVDSINIMVLHVATSESLWHIRASKTRLLLDGDGKSLNCEVSLTKVNSKVLRSSQLDDTCLVEVALALSLSLEISVKRRLVGVRLCVQTLQTELHEGLFYSQLLQRVTAGTWHGSVGDQPSTGLGQTPKLLSVLSRETLQLIPRKVEVKLENTSVVLSVNSQKRYLTWSLKLLQFLYQREEEQIPLRNFTPTSDLDQMSVDLQLEDGLLLSQSRQRIVCLNSLKTSVQVTAIDLSAAVLLNTCIIHYRHQEFSHWLGLLAQEYGSWGVPVPSQGHKGRSCPQIIAPIILCASLSNVNVSVQLGDTPPFALGFNSISADYQHLRPQSVHQRAVLAVDHLCWRVGNDSHIQRAPHPPNMHVWGEALILDSFNLQGSYNQPLGMSSTQSDTLFLDCTIRGLQVESSDTCTECLARVLPLFCPRPSGAELAEEPPSSPGEPWGLLWKVDLKVEDVNLFTLSALVGALELRLDTLTVLGSAESCTVSVQGMVLALVKSITEKMQLCCKAPAIPNPVASLSMLSVTYHSSIRSLEVQCGEGLVVLWSPPDHMHLYHHTLATLQCHEALRSAVGHRTPPSLPVEGPVSEAAAPTETLGPLQADGTPPKRLLSLLLELSSAKVTAFVSEVNYISLAAERASVNWHGGALHGYCPELAAGFDGHSIFSFKEVEVRLLPELEEVILHRCAFPTLHTLRNRGWAFSFASVTIEFPYQYDFSHTLDAAVGVQKWLKGLHRRGRPASTALPPDLLLKVEHFSWVFLDDVFEVKLRDNYELMKDESKESAKRLQLLDAKVAALRKQHGELLPARKIEELYASLEKKNIEIYIQRSRRLYANTPMRRALLTWTLTHLQLVALADESFHGTEHVLEQMRDLDSVSPFPSEGLEMVTQWCRMMKGSVGSFFVRIRDYPRYLFEIRNWQLSGRLIGAEQCGQTCSRRRQVLKLGLPWGDVTVERNMPPLKFYHDFHSEISQFTIVWGPCWDPAWTLIGQCVDLLTKPSEDPSAPLPWWDKSRLLFHGDWHMDIEQANLHQLATEDPYNTTENMHWEWSHLSFQWKPGQFVFKGNLDINVRTASKYDDCCFLHLPDLCMTLDLQWLCHGNPHDHHGVVLRSPDFLPEVPVGQQYDSYRAFRSENLNLSIRMDLTRPSEEHSQPRILLYSSTLRWMQNFWATWTSVTRPICRGKLFNNMKPSKKKLGQHYKQLSYTALFPRLQVHYWASFAQQRGIQVECCQGHIFTRGTQRLIPQAGTVMRRLISEWSITQMVSDLSQVTVHLMASTCDENADHRLDTLVKKTHLLSLSSLTYQRHSNRMAEEELPLRDGDDGFHTHQLHLVDLRASWTTTNRDIAFGLYDGYKKAAVLKRNLSTEALKGLKIDTQLQAKKLKRGPLSAHSVPARVTVPITSGRPERASSGGAYMLQKLIEETDKFVVFTEEESGASEQLCGIAACQTDDIFNRNCLIELVNCQMVLRGAETEGCVIVSAAKAQLLQCQHHPAWYGDTLKQKTSWTCLLDGMQYFATTESGPTEREHGQLWLEVKNIEEHRQRSLDSVQELMESGQAVGGMVSTTTDWNQPSEAQQTQQVQRIISRCSCRMYYISYSHDIDPELATQIKPPETPANQEKEDLLKKQEGAVDTFTLIHHDLEISTNPAQYAMILDIVNNLLLHVEPKRKEHSEKKQRVRFQLEISSNPEEQRSSILHLQEAVRQHVAQIRQLEKQMYSNVKSLQDDSKNESLLDLNHRLQQQLSQEKADLQLESEELNILIRCFKDFQLQRANKMELRKQPEDVSVARRTEFYFAQARWRLTEEDGQLGIAELELQRFLYSKVNKSDDTAEHLLELGWVTMNNLLPNAVYKVVLRPQSSCQSGRQLALRIFSKVRPPVGGISIKEHFEVNVVPLTIQLTHQFFHRMMGFFFPGRNVEEEEVGDEEDKSKLVTTGIPVVKPRQLIVADDSLGPGKGVAQGLNRTSGVRRSFRKAPEHPVDDIDKMKERAAMNNSFIYIKIPQVPLCVSYKGEKNSVDWGDLNLVLPCLEYHNNTWTWLDFAMAVKRDSRKALVAQVIKEKLRLKPAAGAEARGKLENKSDGTIQQQEEDEKARLLIGLSVGEKNPSKKSIFGRRK